GCGAAGCGACGTCGAAGGAGCCGTGCGCGCCTGGCACGATCTGTCCCTTGAACGGGCCTTTACGCCCGCCAACCCGGTGAACCCCGAGCGGGCGGTCCACGAGATTAGCCTGCGCCTGCCGGAAAACGCGCAAGTGGCTGTGGATGTGGGCAGCAGCGTGTATTGGTATGCGCGCCAGCTGCGCCTGCCCCCGGGGGTGCCGGCTCACCTGTCCAGCACGCTGGCCAGCATGGGCTGCGCCGTTCCCTACGGGATTGCCGCGAAGCTGGCCCATCCGGACCGCCCGCTGATCGCACTTGCCGGGGATGGGGCCATGCAGATGGCCGGGCTCACCGAACTCATTACCGTGAGCCGGCTGTGGACGCAGTGGTCCGATCCAACGTTCATCGTCTGCGTGCTGAACAACCGTGAACTCACTGAAGTGACCTGGGAACAGCGGGAGATGGAGTCCGAACCGCGGTTCGAGGACAGCCAGGCCCTGCCGGAGTTCAGCTACGCAGGCTACGCGGACCTGCTGGGATTCGAGGGCATCCGGGTGGAGGACCCCGAACTGCTTGGCGCCGCCTGGGACCGGGCGCTCGCCGCCGGCCGGCCGTGCATTATCGAGGTGGTTTCGGATCCGGACATCCCGCTCCTGCCGCCGTTCCCCGGCGGCAGGGCTCAGGCGGAGTCCATGATGCAGGCGATGGAGAAAGAGGGTCCGCAGACGCAGCACGCCCGCGACCTGCTGTCCGTTTACGTGCGGCAGGAGGAAGCGCTGGATGAGGGGTGAAACTGAAAGGCGCAGCGTGCTAATCGAAATCTAAGTAGTTTCGTTTGGTCTTCGTTTATTGACCCTCCGATAGTGCGGGCATAGCTTGAGCGTTGTCGCCACTGTGGCGGCTGCTTTCGCCAATGCTGTCGGGGGTACTGTGTGAAACCGAACCGCGATGAAGCTGCCAGGGAGCACGAAATCCTGGTGGAGCTCGACACCCGGGGTGCCGTGATCGTGCGTGACCTGGCCGACCGTTTCGGAATTTCCGAGGTTACGGTTCGCAAGGATCTGGCCACGATGGAACGCCGCTCCCTGCTGCGCCGGGTTCGCGGCGGTGCCGTTCCCTTGGAACTCTCCGATGAGGGCGCGTTCAACATGCGGCTGCGGAGCCAGCGTGAAACCAAGCGTCTGCTGGCCAGGGCCGTGGCTCCCCTTGTGGACCACGGCGACACGATCGCGATAGATTCCTCCACCACCTGCTTTTATCTCGCCCATGAACTGGTGGACCGCCGCAATCTGCTGGTGGTCACCAACGGGCTCCGCGTCGCGACACTGTTCATGGAGCGCTCCAATGCCATGGTGGTGATGCCCGGGGGCACGGTGCGGCGTTCCTCGGGATCCCTGGTGGGCCCGGTGGAAGACGCACTTTCGGGGCGGGGCCGAATCTCCAAGGGGTTCTTCGGTGTCAAAAGCATCTCCTTGGAGTACGGACTCGCCGAGCTGGCCCTGGAAGAGGCAAACGCCAAACGGCACCTTGCCAATGCCTGCACCTCGGTATATGCCCTGTTCAGCTCCGTGAAGGCCGGCCAGCTGGGTTTGCACCCGTTTGTGGCCCCGGCGCGGATCACCGCCATGTACACGGACGAGCGCATCAGTGGAACGTTCGTCAGCGATTGGGAGCGCCGCAACGTCCCGGTCCATACTGTGGCGACCCAGCAGCGGCCCGGACTGGAGGCAGCGGGATGACCGGCCGGACGGTGGTGGCAGTGGATCTGGGCGCGGAAAGCGCGCGTGTGGCAGCCGTGACGCTGACGGACGGGCGCCTGGAATTCCGGTTGGCCAGCCGCACTCCCAACGTGCCGGAAATTTCCAGTGGCCAGCTGAGCTGGAACAT
This genomic interval from Arthrobacter citreus contains the following:
- a CDS encoding DeoR/GlpR family DNA-binding transcription regulator; amino-acid sequence: MKPNRDEAAREHEILVELDTRGAVIVRDLADRFGISEVTVRKDLATMERRSLLRRVRGGAVPLELSDEGAFNMRLRSQRETKRLLARAVAPLVDHGDTIAIDSSTTCFYLAHELVDRRNLLVVTNGLRVATLFMERSNAMVVMPGGTVRRSSGSLVGPVEDALSGRGRISKGFFGVKSISLEYGLAELALEEANAKRHLANACTSVYALFSSVKAGQLGLHPFVAPARITAMYTDERISGTFVSDWERRNVPVHTVATQQRPGLEAAG